One genomic region from Nostoc sp. C052 encodes:
- a CDS encoding Eco57I restriction-modification methylase domain-containing protein — protein MLASEERGQSGTFYTPRGIVQFMCVESLSRYLADQTDMDLEAVKKLTEYDPELPGQDINQLLTKEQAKKLKKALESVKICDPAVGSGAFPMGMMQVILSVKQAIAHREGMTVERGSLTISQWKRDIIANNLYGVDIKPEAVEIAKLRMWLSLVVDIPDIDDVEPLPNLDYKLMCGDSLISTIQGEQLIPDPTKDQQTMLNVTPVQTAIQPLIDLQHQYFEAHAQERKVLRERILEAEKNVFRVAIADRRSFGVGKQRELENKIKLMKGKVSKAQEKERQQIADKLAELDKFATEVEKGMRSLNFFQWHLHFNEVFQQQGGFDIVIGNPPYVRQEQIKELKPALQAEYECYTGVCDLFVYFYERGFRLLKSGGHLSYITSNKYFRAGYGEKLRSFLGEKSQVQVLIDFGDAPVFEAIAYPSIILVSKSKPNNHQARVLNWEVGKSVDEFNLVYKNQSFYMPQKELGSDGWRLESPAVLRLLDKLRSAGTPLGEYVNGRFYYGIKTGLNEAFVVDRATRDRLIAEHETSAEVLKPFLRGRDVKRWCVDFAEQYLIKIESSENKKHLWSDKPEKEAEKIFGKTYPAIYAFLNYFRERLINRDDQGKYFWELRSCKYWQEFEEPKIILGRFMNKATFAFDKQGFFHNDALYMVSGIDEFVVAVLNSSSSWWFISQICTDLQNGYLQAFRDNLFQIPIPNVSKDEGKIIVSLVKKILDAKGQGVGDWEAEIDDRVAHIYGLTAEEMNIIRGE, from the coding sequence ATGCTGGCATCTGAAGAAAGAGGACAAAGTGGTACTTTCTACACTCCACGCGGAATAGTCCAGTTTATGTGTGTGGAATCCCTAAGTCGCTACCTAGCAGACCAGACAGATATGGACTTGGAAGCAGTCAAGAAACTTACAGAATATGACCCTGAACTACCTGGACAGGATATTAACCAACTGCTAACTAAAGAACAGGCGAAAAAGCTTAAAAAAGCTCTAGAATCCGTGAAAATCTGTGACCCTGCTGTGGGTTCTGGTGCATTCCCAATGGGGATGATGCAAGTAATTTTGTCAGTGAAGCAAGCGATCGCTCATCGGGAAGGTATGACTGTAGAGCGGGGTAGTCTTACTATCAGTCAATGGAAGCGGGACATTATTGCTAATAATCTGTATGGTGTGGACATCAAGCCTGAAGCGGTTGAGATTGCCAAGCTGCGGATGTGGTTATCGCTGGTAGTGGATATTCCTGATATTGATGATGTGGAACCACTGCCTAATCTTGATTACAAGTTGATGTGTGGGGATTCGCTAATTTCTACTATTCAAGGTGAGCAGTTAATTCCTGACCCCACCAAAGACCAGCAGACAATGCTGAATGTCACCCCTGTACAAACAGCTATTCAACCTTTAATAGACTTGCAACACCAGTACTTTGAAGCTCATGCACAGGAGCGAAAGGTTCTCAGAGAGAGGATTTTAGAAGCTGAAAAGAACGTGTTTCGAGTTGCGATCGCTGACCGTCGTTCCTTTGGGGTAGGGAAGCAGAGGGAATTAGAAAACAAAATTAAGCTGATGAAGGGCAAAGTCAGCAAGGCTCAGGAAAAGGAACGTCAACAGATTGCTGATAAGTTGGCTGAGTTGGATAAGTTTGCTACTGAAGTAGAAAAGGGAATGCGATCGCTTAACTTCTTTCAGTGGCATCTGCACTTTAATGAGGTGTTTCAGCAGCAGGGTGGGTTTGACATTGTAATTGGTAATCCGCCTTATGTGAGACAAGAGCAGATTAAAGAACTCAAACCAGCCCTTCAAGCAGAATATGAGTGTTACACCGGGGTATGTGACCTTTTTGTTTACTTCTATGAGCGTGGGTTTAGGCTGCTCAAGTCTGGTGGTCATTTGTCTTACATTACATCTAACAAATACTTCCGTGCAGGGTATGGTGAAAAACTGCGCTCATTCTTGGGGGAAAAGTCACAAGTCCAAGTGTTGATTGATTTTGGGGATGCACCCGTCTTTGAAGCGATCGCATACCCTAGCATTATTTTAGTTAGTAAGAGTAAGCCAAACAATCATCAAGCTCGTGTCCTGAATTGGGAAGTTGGGAAGTCTGTTGATGAGTTTAACTTGGTGTATAAAAATCAAAGTTTTTATATGCCTCAGAAGGAATTAGGATCTGATGGGTGGCGGTTAGAGTCTCCTGCTGTGTTGCGGTTGCTGGATAAGTTAAGAAGTGCAGGTACTCCGTTGGGTGAGTATGTGAATGGAAGGTTTTACTACGGAATTAAGACAGGTTTAAATGAAGCGTTTGTTGTAGATAGAGCGACGCGGGATAGGTTGATTGCTGAACATGAAACATCGGCTGAGGTGTTGAAACCATTTTTGAGGGGGCGGGATGTTAAGCGGTGGTGTGTGGATTTTGCTGAACAATATTTAATTAAAATTGAGTCATCAGAAAATAAAAAGCATCTTTGGAGTGATAAGCCTGAAAAGGAAGCAGAGAAGATATTTGGTAAAACATATCCTGCTATTTATGCTTTTCTAAATTATTTTAGAGAAAGGTTAATCAACAGAGATGATCAAGGTAAATATTTTTGGGAATTACGCTCTTGTAAATATTGGCAAGAGTTTGAAGAACCGAAAATTATCCTTGGTCGATTTATGAACAAAGCTACTTTTGCTTTTGACAAACAAGGTTTTTTTCATAATGATGCTCTTTACATGGTTTCTGGTATCGATGAGTTTGTAGTTGCTGTTTTAAATTCTTCTAGCTCTTGGTGGTTTATTTCTCAAATTTGTACTGATTTACAAAATGGATATTTACAGGCTTTCAGAGACAATCTTTTTCAAATTCCCATACCCAATGTTTCCAAAGATGAAGGCAAAATTATAGTTTCACTTGTTAAAAAAATACTTGATGCCAAAGGTCAGGGTGTGGGGGATTGGGAAGCAGAAATTGATGATAGGGTTGCTCATATATATGGGCTGACGGCTGAAGAAATGAACATTATTAGGGGGGAGTAA